One window of the Salvia miltiorrhiza cultivar Shanhuang (shh) chromosome 6, IMPLAD_Smil_shh, whole genome shotgun sequence genome contains the following:
- the LOC130987637 gene encoding RING-H2 finger protein ATL13-like, which translates to MVFGFLSPSQAPPSPQSSANHGLNNRISPSILLIIIIIAVIFFISGILHLLVRFLIRPAAAAAAARNSDEIEDLSALQGQLQQLFHLHDSGVDQSFIDALPVFNYKAIIGADKDPFDCAVCLSEFEVEDELRLLPKCSHAFHVDCIDTWLLSHSTCPICRGNILLQDSSRGAASPAAAGALESQDSREIVEERRVDLGVPEIGDRVVEVKLGKFRNVGGGAAADGGAEARRCFSMGSFAYVMKEDSSLRVAIADRVKKRGLGHERRTAMSECGCDSMRGFEAFKVVGARGGAADGGNDSDRSSVCMSKRESFSWLKSGRKDEMDFDEEIGTSLDGDHTYVGRNLHWHFHTTFSSND; encoded by the coding sequence ATGGTTTTTGggtttctctctccctcacaagCTCCACCCTCTCCACAATCAAGCGCTAATCACGGCTTAAACAACAGAATCAGCCCTAGTATTCTGCTAATCATCATAATCATCGCAGTGATCTTCTTCATCTCCGGAATTCTCCACCTTCTGGTGAGATTCCTGATacggccggcggcggcggcggcggcggccagaAACTCCGACGAAATCGAGGATTTGAGCGCGCTTCAAGGGCAGCTGCAGCAGCTCTTCCACCTCCACGATTCCGGCGTCGACCAATCGTTCATCGACGCGCTCCCCGTGTTTAATTACAAAGCGATCATCGGCGCCGACAAGGACCCATTTGACTGCGCCGTGTGTCTGTCCGAATTCGAGGTTGAAGACGAGCTCAGGCTGCTGCCCAAATGCAGCCACGCCTTCCACGTGGACTGCATTGACACGTGGCTGCTGTCCCACTCCACGTGCCCCATCTGCAGAGGGAATATTCTGCTGCAAGATTCCAGCCGCGGCGCCGCCTCTCCCGCCGCCGCGGGGGCCCTCGAATCTCAGGATTCGAGAGAAATCGTGGAGGAGAGAAGAGTCGATTTGGGGGTTCCCGAGATCGGAGACAGAGTCGTGGAGGTGAAGCTAGGGAAATTCCGGAacgtcggcggcggcgccgccgcagACGGCGGCGCGGAGGCGAGGAGGTGCTTCTCGATGGGGTCGTTTGCTTACGTGATGAAGGAGGATTCGTCGCTGAGAGTTGCTATCGCGGATCGTGTGAAGAAACGTGGGTTGGGTCATGAGCGTAGGACAGCGATGTCTGAATGCGGATGCGATTCGATGAGGGGGTTCGAGGCGTTTAAGGTTGTGGGAGCTCGAGGCGGCGCCGCCGACGGCGGTAATGACAGCGACAGGAGCTCCGTTTGCATGAGTAAGAGAGAGAGTTTTTCTTGGCTGAAAAGTGGGAGGAAAGATGAAATGGATTTTGATGAGGAAATTGGGACGAGTTTGGATGGTGATCATACGTATGTTGGGAGGAATCTTCATTGGCATTTTCACACTACATTTTCAAGTAATGATTAG
- the LOC130987638 gene encoding 60S ribosomal protein L24, translating into MVLKTELCRFSGAKIYPGRGIRFIRSDSQVFLFVNSKCKRYFHNRLRPAKLTWTAMYRKQHKKDVAAEAVKKRRRTNKKPYSRSIVGATLEVIQKKRAEKPEVRDAAREAALREIKERIKKSKDEKKAKKAEVMSKQKTSGKTNVPKGAAPKGPKIGGGGGKR; encoded by the exons ATGGTTCTCAA GACGGAGCTTTGCCGTTTTAGCGGTGCCAAGATCTATCCTGGAAGGGGCATCAGGTTTATCCGCTCCGACTCTCAG GTTTTTCTGTTTGTTAACTCAAAATGCAAGAGGTACTTCCACAATCGCCTCAGGCCTGCGAAGCTCACATGGACTGCTATGTACCGTAAACAACATAAGAAG GATGTCGCTGCTGAAGCTGTCAAGAAGAGGCGTCGCACCAACAAGAAGCCCTACTCGAGGTCCATTGTTGGTGCCACCTTAGAAGTCATTCAGAAGAAACGAGCCGAGAAGCCAGAGGTCCGTGATGCTGCCCGTGAAGCTGCTCTACG TGAAATCAAGGAGAGAATCAAGAAATCTAAAGACGAGAAGAAGGCGAAGAAGGCAGAAGTCATGTCCAAGCAAAAGACTTCCGGCAAGACCAACGTACCCAAGGGAGCAGCACCCAAGGGTCCCAAGATCGGAGGAGGCGGCGGCAAGCGCTGA
- the LOC130987636 gene encoding RING-H2 finger protein ATL56-like, which translates to MPDSPQENQQRRAPRLMSRSQRKLLLFFLKCVIMAIVMSLFLFFLGFAAIVLLHFLFMSNTFSRRCTRLLHPAPAEADPEPDFEALLPGVAYCLADSPQASDCAICLDSFREGDNCRKIPICKHLFHSNCVDRWIGRKPNCPVCRTRVDLDPPGGDRWKNLWAVNFEEGASY; encoded by the coding sequence ATGCCCGATTCTCCCCAAGAAAACCAGCAGCGCCGCGCGCCGCGGCTGATGAGCCGGAGCCAGAGGAAGCTCCTCCTCTTCTTCCTGAAATGCGTAATCATGGCAATCGTGATGtccctcttcctcttcttcctaGGGTTCGCGGCCATCGTGCTCCTCCACTTCCTCTTCATGTCCAACACCTTCAGCCGCCGCTGCACCCGCCTCCTCCACCCCGCCCCCGCCGAGGCGGATCCCGAGCCGGACTTCGAGGCGCTTCTCCCCGGCGTGGCGTATTGCCTCGCCGACTCGCCGCAGGCGTCGGACTGCGCGATTTGCTTGGATTCGTTTCGGGAGGGGGACAATTGCAGGAAAATCCCGATCTGCAAGCATCTGTTCCACTCGAATTGCGTGGATAGGTGGATCGGGCGGAAGCCCAATTGCCCCGTTTGTCGGACCCGGGTCGATTTGGATCCGCCCGGGGGCGATCGCTGGAAGAATCTTTGGGCGGTTAATTTTGAGGAGGGCGCTTCTTATTGA
- the LOC130987635 gene encoding uncharacterized protein LOC130987635 isoform X2 translates to MVSSATAPFANGGVLLSSAPRLSAANSHSSAAFKWGLQREQNVRLFPRRITGQAIRVLANPNASSGKGKAKKEVVMVDPLEAKRLATKQMELIKAKEKFKRRRQIEAINGAWAMVGLTAGLVIEGHTGKSILAQLSGYWDAVVGLIVR, encoded by the exons ATGGTGTCATCCGCGACGGCGCCCTTCGCTAATGGCGGAGTCCTCTTATCATCAGCACCTCGATTATCTGCCGCTAATTCTCATTCCTCTGCTGCTTTCAA GTGGGGACTGCAAAGAGAGCAAAATGTGCGGTTGTTTCCTCGAAGAATAACGGGTCAAGCGATTCGTGTCTTGGCAAATCCAAAT GCATCTTCAGGGAAAGGAAAAGCGAAAAAAGAAGTAGTTATGGTCGATCCTTTGGAAGCCAAAAGATTAGCAACCAAACAGATGGAATTAAttaaagcaaaagaaaaattcaaa AGAAGGCGACAAATTGAAGCTATTAATGGTGCGTGGGCAATGGTCGGTCTCACGGCAGGATTGGTCATCGAAGGTCACACGGGGAAAAGCATTCTAGCTCAG CTAAGCGGATACTGGGATGCTGTCGTCGGTTTGATTGTCAGATAG
- the LOC130987635 gene encoding uncharacterized protein LOC130987635 isoform X1: MVSSATAPFANGGVLLSSAPRLSAANSHSSAAFNCPLSSRWGLQREQNVRLFPRRITGQAIRVLANPNASSGKGKAKKEVVMVDPLEAKRLATKQMELIKAKEKFKRRRQIEAINGAWAMVGLTAGLVIEGHTGKSILAQLSGYWDAVVGLIVR; encoded by the exons ATGGTGTCATCCGCGACGGCGCCCTTCGCTAATGGCGGAGTCCTCTTATCATCAGCACCTCGATTATCTGCCGCTAATTCTCATTCCTCTGCTGCTTTCAA CTGCCCGCTCTCTTCTAGGTGGGGACTGCAAAGAGAGCAAAATGTGCGGTTGTTTCCTCGAAGAATAACGGGTCAAGCGATTCGTGTCTTGGCAAATCCAAAT GCATCTTCAGGGAAAGGAAAAGCGAAAAAAGAAGTAGTTATGGTCGATCCTTTGGAAGCCAAAAGATTAGCAACCAAACAGATGGAATTAAttaaagcaaaagaaaaattcaaa AGAAGGCGACAAATTGAAGCTATTAATGGTGCGTGGGCAATGGTCGGTCTCACGGCAGGATTGGTCATCGAAGGTCACACGGGGAAAAGCATTCTAGCTCAG CTAAGCGGATACTGGGATGCTGTCGTCGGTTTGATTGTCAGATAG